GCCTACGGTGATCAGCGTCGTCTGGAAATCGCGCGCTGCATGGTGACGCAGCCGGAAATCCTGATGCTCGATGAACCGGCGGCGGGGCTGAACCCGAAAGAAACCAAAGAGCTGGATGAGCTGATTGCCGAACTGCGCAGTCATCACAACACCTCCATTCTGCTAATTGAACACGACATGAAGCTGGTGATGGGTATTTCCGATCGTATTTACGTCGTGAATCAGGGAACGCCGTTAGCCAACGGCACGCCGGAAGAGATCCGCAATAATCCTGACGTTATTCGCGCCTATTTGGGTGAGGCATAAGATGGAAAAAGTCATGTTGTCCTTTGACAAAGTCAGTGCCCATTACGGCAAAATTCAGGCCCTGCACGACGTCAGCCTGCACATCAATCAGGGTGAAATCGTGACCCTGATTGGCGCGAACGGCGCGGGTAAAACCACGCTGCTCGGCACGCTGTGCGGTGACCCACGCGCCTCCAGCGGGCGTGTGACCTTTGATGGCAAAGATATTACCGACTGGCAGACCGCGAAAATTATGCGTGAAGCGGTGGCGATTGTGCCGGAAGGGCGTCGCGTATTTTCCCGCATGACCGTGGATGAGAACCTGGCGATGGGCGGCTTTTTCGCCGAACGTAGCGAGTATCAGACGCGTATCAAATGGGTGTACGAACTGTTCCCGCGTTTGTGGGAACGTCGCATTCAGCGGGCGGGCACCATGTCCGGCGGGGAACAGCAGATGCTGGCGATTGGCCGCGCGCTGATGAGCCAGCCGCGCCTGCTGCTGCTCGACGAGCCGTCTCTGGGTCTGGCGCCGATTATCATTCAGCAGATTTTCGACACCATTGAGCAACTGCGCAAAGAGGGA
This DNA window, taken from Scandinavium goeteborgense, encodes the following:
- the livF gene encoding high-affinity branched-chain amino acid ABC transporter ATP-binding protein LivF; amino-acid sequence: MEKVMLSFDKVSAHYGKIQALHDVSLHINQGEIVTLIGANGAGKTTLLGTLCGDPRASSGRVTFDGKDITDWQTAKIMREAVAIVPEGRRVFSRMTVDENLAMGGFFAERSEYQTRIKWVYELFPRLWERRIQRAGTMSGGEQQMLAIGRALMSQPRLLLLDEPSLGLAPIIIQQIFDTIEQLRKEGMTIFLVEQNANQALKLADRGYVLENGHVVLEDTGDALLANEAVRSAYLGG